One window of the Solanum stenotomum isolate F172 chromosome 11, ASM1918654v1, whole genome shotgun sequence genome contains the following:
- the LOC125843596 gene encoding ADP,ATP carrier protein, mitochondrial, translated as MADMNQHPTVFQKAANQLHLRSSLSQDVHARYGGVQPAIYQRHFAYGNYSNAGLQRGQATQDLSLITSNASPVFVQAPQEKGLAAFATDFLMGGVSAAVSKTAAAPIERVKLLIQNQDEMLKAGRLSEPYKGIGECFGRTIKEEGFGSLWRGNTANVIRYFPTQALNFAFKDYFKRLFNFKKDRDGYWKWFAGNLASGGAAGASSLFFVYSLDYARTRLANDAKASKKGGERQFNGLVDVYKKTLKSDGIAGLYRGFNISCVGIIVYRGLYFGMYDSLKPVLLTGNLQDSFFASFGLGWLITNGAGLASYPIDTVRRRMMMTSGEAVKYKSSLDAFSQIVKNEGPKSLFKGAGANILRAVAGAGVLAGYDKLQVLVLGKKYGSGGA; from the exons ATGGCAGATATGAACCAGCATCCAACTGTTTTCCAGAAGGCAGCTAACCAGCTGCACTTGCGCTCTAGTCTATCCCAAGATGTCCATGCTCGCTATGGGGGCGTTCAGCCTGCTATTTACCAGAGGCATTTTGCTTATGGCAACTACTCCAATGCTGGACTGCAGAGAGGCCAAGCCACTCAGGATCTATCATTGATCACCTCAAATGCCTCACCTGTGTTTGTGCAGGCTCCTCAAGAGAAAGGACTTGCAGCTTTTGCCACCGACTTTCTCATGGGTGGAGTTTCTGCTGCTGTATCAAAGACCGCTGCTGCCCCAATTGAGCGTGTGAAACTATTGATCCAAAATCAAGATGAGATGCTCAAGGCTGGTAGGCTCTCAGAACCATACAAGGGAATTGGCGAATGTTTTGGGAGGACAATTAAGGAAGAAGGTTTTGGGTCTTTATGGAGAGGAAACACTGCTAATGTTATCCGTTATTTCCCCACTCAG GCCCTGAACTTTGCATTCAAGGACTACTTCAAGAGACTCTTCAACTTCAAGAAGGACCGTGATGGCTACTGGAAGTGGTTTGCTGGCAACCTTGCCTCAGGTGGCGCTGCTGGtgcttcttctttgttctttgtCTACTCCTTGGACTATGCTCGTACCCGTCTTGCTAATGACGCCAAGGCTTCAAAGAAGGGAGGTGAGAGGCAGTTCAATGGTTTGGTTGATGTCTACAAGAAGACACTTAAATCTGATGGAATTGCTGGTCTATACCGTGGATTCAACATTTCATGTGTTGGTATCATTGTTTACCGTGGTTTGTACTTTGGAATGTACGACTCCTTGAAGCCTGTCCTCTTGACAGGAAACCTGCAG GATAGTTTCTTTGCTAGCTTTGGACTTGGTTGGCTCATCACCAATGGTGCTGGTCTTGCTTCTTACCCAATTGATACGGTAAGAAGAAGAATGATGATGACATCCGGTGAGGCGGTTAAGTACAAGAGCTCGCTCGATGCATTCTCCCAGATCGTCAAGAATGAGGGTCCCAAATCTCTGTTCAAGGGTGCTGGTGCTAACATCCTCCGAGCTGTTGCCGGTGCTGGTGTGTTGGCCGGATATGACAAGCTTCAGGTTCTGGTTTTGGGAAAGAAATACGGATCTGGCGGTGCCTAA